In Macadamia integrifolia cultivar HAES 741 chromosome 12, SCU_Mint_v3, whole genome shotgun sequence, the following are encoded in one genomic region:
- the LOC122057449 gene encoding monothiol glutaredoxin-S7-like: protein MFLSITSLLIFFNTEMERLTTLASQRAVVIFSNNSCCMSHTIKALFRELGVNPAIYELDEDPRGREIERALQSLGCTPAIPAVFIGGRLMTSSTNSSSTKEIMQLHLEGSLVPLLRSVGAIWL, encoded by the coding sequence ATGTTCTTATCTATCACTTCccttctcatttttttcaatACTGAGATGGAGAGGTTGACAACACTGGCTTCTCAAAGGGCAGTGGTTATCTTCAGTAATAATTCATGTTGCATGTCCCATACTATCAAGGCTTTGTTTCGTGAGCTTGGTGTGAACCCTGCAATTTATGAGCTTGATGAGGACCCAAGGggtagagagatagagagagctCTCCAAAGCCTTGGATGCACTCCTGCAATACCTGCTGTGTTCATAGGGGGTAGGCTAATGACATCCTCTACTAATTCTTCTTCCACTAAAGAAATAATGCAGCTTCATCTTGAAGGTTCTCTAGTACCATTGCTGAGAAGTGTAGGAGCCATTTGGCTTTGA
- the LOC122057451 gene encoding monothiol glutaredoxin-S9-like, whose protein sequence is MEKVMRLASEKGVVMFSKSTCCMCYAVKILFHELGVSPMVHELDQDPEGRDMERALQRMGCSSPVPAVFIGGKLVGSTNEVMTLHLSGSLVPLIKPYQAMS, encoded by the coding sequence ATGGAGAAGGTGATGAGATTGGCCTCAGAGAAGGGAGTGGTGATGTTCAGTAAGAGCACATGTTGTATGTGCTATGCAGTCAAGATTCTCTTCCATGAACTTGGTGTGAGCCCTATGGTTCACGAGCTCGATCAAGACCCTGAAGGAAGGGACATGGAGAGGGCACTCCAGAGGATGGGTTGTAGCTCGCCTGTTCCAGCTGTGTTCATTGGTGGTAAGTTGGTGGGATCAACAAATGAAGTCATGACACTCCACCTTAGTGGCTCTCTTGTTCCATTGATCAAGCCCTATCAAGCTATGTCTTAA